The Streptomyces nitrosporeus genome includes a window with the following:
- a CDS encoding ABC transporter permease: protein MSAETDTSTSTDLRSLAEAPGYRAGRTLPLRVEAMRQLRRRRTLLMGGVLAALPFVLIVAFAIGGTPGGEGGGGGGSRINLMDVATESAANFAATCLFVSAGFLLVVPVALFCGDTVASEASWSSLRYLLAAPVPRARLLWSKLVVALGFSLAAMVLLPLVALAAGAVAYGWGPLRLPTGGALATADTVPRLALVVAFVFVSQLVTAGLAFWLSTRTDAPLGAVGGAVGLTIVGNVLDAVTALGSWREFLPAHWQFAWADALQPELEWGGMVKGAAVSVTYALILFALAFRGFSRKDIVS from the coding sequence ATGAGCGCCGAGACGGACACGAGTACCTCGACCGACCTCCGGAGCCTGGCCGAAGCCCCCGGCTACCGTGCCGGCCGCACCCTGCCGCTGCGCGTCGAGGCGATGCGCCAGCTGCGCAGACGGCGCACCCTGCTCATGGGCGGGGTGCTGGCCGCCCTGCCCTTCGTCCTGATCGTCGCCTTCGCCATCGGCGGCACCCCCGGCGGTGAGGGCGGGGGAGGGGGCGGTTCGCGGATCAACCTGATGGACGTGGCCACGGAATCCGCCGCGAACTTCGCCGCGACCTGCCTGTTCGTCTCGGCGGGCTTCCTGCTGGTCGTACCGGTCGCGCTGTTCTGCGGGGACACCGTCGCCTCCGAGGCGAGCTGGTCCTCGCTGCGCTACCTGCTGGCCGCACCCGTGCCCCGGGCCCGGCTGCTGTGGAGCAAGCTGGTCGTGGCGCTCGGCTTCAGCCTGGCCGCGATGGTGCTGCTGCCCCTCGTCGCCCTGGCCGCGGGAGCCGTCGCGTACGGCTGGGGGCCGCTGAGGCTGCCGACCGGGGGAGCGCTCGCCACCGCCGACACCGTGCCCCGGCTCGCCCTCGTGGTCGCGTTCGTCTTCGTCTCCCAACTCGTCACGGCCGGACTGGCCTTCTGGCTGTCCACCAGGACCGACGCCCCTCTCGGCGCGGTCGGCGGCGCGGTCGGGCTGACCATCGTCGGCAATGTGCTCGACGCCGTCACCGCGCTCGGCTCCTGGCGCGAATTCCTGCCCGCCCACTGGCAGTTCGCCTGGGCGGACGCCCTCCAGCCCGAACTGGAGTGGGGCGGGATGGTGAAGGGCGCGGCCGTATCGGTGACCTATGCCCTGATCCTGTTCGCTCTCGCCTTCCGGGGGTTCAGCCGTAAGGACATCGTGTCCTGA